The Clostridium beijerinckii genomic sequence GTTGATTGTTTTGAAATTATGCTCTTAATTATAGTACCCTCTGCTCTTTGATAAAACTTTGGAGTATCTTGATTGGATATAGCTTGTATACTTGATATTTTTCCATCAGACACAGTTACAGAAATCTTAGTTGTTCCTCCTCTATATCCTGTTCCACTTCCTGTGTATGTCCCATCTTTATATTCACTTGCATTATTTTGAACTGTATTTGAACTTGTAGTTTCATGATTTAATTTTGAACTTTCTGGTGCAGATTCTGTTTGTGAATTTAAATTGCTTGAAACTGCATTACTCTTAGCTGCAATTCCAGATTTAGTTACTGCATTGCCGGCGAAGTTAGTGAATCCATATATACCTAAAAATGTAGCCATAGCTACTGATCCTGTTAACTTAGCATCTAAATCTCTTCCAAGTACATTTACATTAGCATTATTTCTGTAACATACTTCAGTACATTTTAAGCAATTTATACAATCTCCACCTTTGACACAATTTACCTTATAGAGCGGTAACCCCATTGAACAATTCATTGTGCAGGCTCTACATTTACCACAATCAGCTTTTGGCTTATTAATCTTAACTATTCCAATCTTAGAAATAATAGAGAATATTGCACCTAAAGGGCATAGATATCTGCAGAAAAACCTCTCAATAAACGCTGATCCTATTG encodes the following:
- a CDS encoding 4Fe-4S binding protein translates to MVSKIKKSQIIRHIIQLIAFILLPGLYSMTFSEVKTVYQMIINGNVNFLEALPSLIEFIAIMLLTIVLGRWFCGWICAFGAYNDLIYFISKKIFTIKFRVDEKVDSILKYFKYLVLLFIIAISWTMGSSILESTSPWDVFGQITDVSTIFSNLLVGLIFLILITIGSAFIERFFCRYLCPLGAIFSIISKIGIVKINKPKADCGKCRACTMNCSMGLPLYKVNCVKGGDCINCLKCTEVCYRNNANVNVLGRDLDAKLTGSVAMATFLGIYGFTNFAGNAVTKSGIAAKSNAVSSNLNSQTESAPESSKLNHETTSSNTVQNNASEYKDGTYTGSGTGYRGGTTKISVTVSDGKISSIQAISNQDTPKFYQRAEGTIIKSIISKQSTSVDTVSGATYSSKGIMSAVTNALNEAK